The genomic interval GTCGCAGGCTATTCACTCAACAATCGTTGTATTAAGTCAAATAACATGCTAAAAACACGTAGTCTTGTTTGCCTTGATATGTTCTCATTTGCCAATACAGataccattattattaaacatggACATTCTATTATGAAGTTCAGGCGTAATTACATAGCTAAATTCTAAATTAAGTATTTCTTATATTACCCTTTCTCGTCAGTCTTTTCTTTTTAcgttttttctttaatttattatttaccgAAAGATTATGCTGCTGTTTAGATAATAAGATATTGCTTTGTAGATTATTACTTTGTTTATATTCATTCAAAGCAGGCCAATGTTCAAGACTTAAATTTTCTTCGGTAATATTGCTTAACGGCTTATATCCTTTAACTCTAGTTTTATTCCTTTTaccttgtttttttaatatttgacgATTTACACCATGTTGATCTGTTACCATTTTCCGATGTTGACTTAACTCTTTTCTTTTGGAGTTAAACTTGTCCAAAAACGGAGTATGTAAAGTTCCATTTTCCTTCTTAACTTTCTTTGGCCACACAGGATGTCTAAAAGTAATGTTTTTGTAGGTTGACCACCGACGAAAAATTGCCTTCTCAGTGATGAAGAGATGGCCACCCCGTTGTTTATTTTCACTCTTATTATAATAGGTACATTCTGATATTGTCTTATCGTAATAGTGATATGGGACCCGAGTATTCGTAGAACTATAagatatcaaaataaataataatgattattattaatattgagtTTCTACGCGTGTTTTGAAGTGGTGAAGTGCATTAAGGCAGTTTGGGCAACCGCCGTATCCGTATACGTATGGGTAAAACGTGTGTACTACGTCACACATTCTATGTAGCTTGACATCATATACCCTACGCACATGAAACCGATTTTCGATGCCTTCGACGTGCGGATTGCATTCCACACGTTTATTCATTgaacatttatttgttaaacGTGGCACAGTAGGATTACATTTTCTACCAGCAACACTTAAGCATAAATTATTCAAGAaatttttgatttaaaaatgttccaagaaaatgaaaacaaaaaatttgGGCTAGGCTTACATACCTTTAGCCTTGTAACGATACGTAAAATGATTTTGTCCAAATGAAAAAagctataaattatatatttatttgttatttacgTGTTGTGACACTGATAGGTATTCGTATACGTGCGTTTGCCCAAACTCTCTAGCAATAATATTATTGGGTACGTATGCAGATATCTGTGAATGGATGGAAAGAAAATGGCCCTATAAAGACTTTCGTCTTCGAAGCAACACAGCTAACATTGGAACGTAATACATCAACACTTTTTAGTATAGTTCATAATCTTATTGTGTCaacattgttattttaataGTGATTAGAAGTATAATGGACAAGTGTTAAAACACTTCTAGATTATGAACTTATCAGTCTCGGTGTGTTACCTGCAAAAATCTTCATATGCCATCCCGTATACAGTTATACTAGGGCAGAATTCCATAGCATGCACCATTGTATACCATCCGGTTGTCAACATTGTGCTTACCTCTTTTCTGTTAAATTATAATACATAACATTATCTATAAGATTATTTTGAAGGTTGATTGTAAGCAACCTTTGAAATTCAAACGAGAtaggttttattttttttaagtaatttttaataaataaaataataaataaagcagTAATATGAAAACGTATGATCGATAATAGATTATCTTACTACACGATTAAttagaaataatttaaaataagcCGATACCacaaaacaataacaacagGCCTATACCGAAAATGCACTGGTAAGACATTACATATAACCTGTTATATTAACCTGCGATTTTAACCCCAATAATAACAATCCCGGTAGTACTGAGCAAATTATTTCTAAAATCtaccaaaaacataaaattatgACGTGATCATTAGAATTAGATAATATAAgatctactgtatatattaaaac from Antedon mediterranea chromosome 5, ecAntMedi1.1, whole genome shotgun sequence carries:
- the LOC140049688 gene encoding alpha-N-acetyl-neuraminyl-2,3-beta-galactosyl-1,3-N-acetyl-galactosaminide alpha-2,6-sialyltransferase-like, whose protein sequence is MNLASVVGFEHDVGTRTTIRVVGHRNINKGLSKRSVLREVLVNKKTRTEMIIISWMNIIKQVPKLTNEEYRYAFLLANIYKDVPIYSSLPDRMVLAEDLFKNQTGYTRKEVSTMLTTGWYTMVHAMEFCPSITVYGMAYEDFCSSTNTRVPYHYYDKTISECTYYNKSENKQRGGHLFITEKAIFRRWSTYKNITFRHPVWPKKVKKENGTLHTPFLDKFNSKRKELSQHRKMVTDQHGVNRQILKKQGKRNKTRVKGYKPLSNITEENLSLEHWPALNEYKQSNNLQSNILLSKQQHNLSVNNKLKKKRKKKRLTRKGNIRNT